A genome region from Camelina sativa cultivar DH55 chromosome 10, Cs, whole genome shotgun sequence includes the following:
- the LOC104716973 gene encoding ER membrane protein complex subunit 7 homolog: protein MAPILRSTSLLAFFVCHISLFFCFFASNLPISSGSEDSYTITGRVRIPASTVIGHAAKFSNIKVVLNGGQNVTFLRPDGYFTFHKVPAGTHLIEVNAMGYFFSPVRVDVSARHHGKVQATLTETRRSLTELVLEPLRAEQYYEMREPFNVMAIAKSPMGLMVGFMVVVVFLMPKLMENIDPEEMKSAQEQMRSQGVPSLSSLLPASR from the exons ATGGCGCCGATTCTTAGATCCACTTCCCTTCTCGCTTTCTTCGTCTGCCATATttccctcttcttctgcttctttgctTCCAATCTTCCGATCTCATCTGG GTCTGAGGATAGCTACACGATCACGGGTAGAGTAAGGATCCCAGCAA GCACTGTGATTGGTCATGCAGCAAAATTCTCAAATATCAAAGTTGTACTCAATGGTGGACAGAATGTTACTTTCCTCAGGCCCGATGGATACTTCACATT CCACAAAGTGCCAGCTGGGACTCATTTGATTGAAGTTAATGCAATGGGCTACTTCTTTTCTCCA GTGCGAGTTGATGTTAGTGCTCGACATCATGGCAAGGTTCAAGCAACACTAACAGAAACCAGGAGGAGTCTTACTGAGCTGGTTCTGGAGCCACTGCGAGCAGAGCAATACTACGAG ATGCGAGAGCCTTTCAACGTTATGGCAATTGCGAAAAGTCCAATGGGTCTTATGGTGGGATTCATGGTCGTTGTTGTGTTCTTAATGCCCAAGTTGATGGAAAACATAG ATCCAGAAGAAATGAAGAGCGCACAAGAGCAGATGAGAAGCCAAGGAGTGCCTTCACTCTCTAGCTTGTTGCCAGCTAGCCGCTAA
- the LOC104716974 gene encoding hydroxyproline O-galactosyltransferase HPGT2-like has translation MMESLPTTVSAKSDRRGRSSKSQNNSKPSLILAFFSCLAWLYVAGRLWQDAQYRAALNTVLKNNYDQRPKVLTVEDKLVVLGCKDLERRIVETEMELAQAKSEGYLKNQKSVSSSEKKMLAVIGVYTGFGSHLKRNKFRGSWMPRDDALKKLEERGVVIRFVIGRSANRGDSLDRKIDEENRTTKDFLILENHEEAQEELPRKVKFFYSAAVQNWDAEFYVKVDDNVNLDLEGMIGLLETRRGQDGAYIGCMKSGDVITEEGSQWYEPEWWKFGDDKSYFRHATGSLVILSKNLAQYININSGLLKTYAFDDTTIGSWMIGVQATYIDDNRLCCSSTRQEKVCSMA, from the exons ATGATGGAGAGCTTACCAACGACGGTCTCAGCTAAATCAGACCGGCGAGGTAGGTCGTCCAAGTCTCAGAATAACTCCAAGCCCTCTCTTATCTTAGCCTTCTTCTCTTGCCTTGCTTGGCTCTACGTCGCTGGCCG GTTATGGCAAGATGCGCAGTACAGAGCAGCACTCAATACTGTGCTTAAGAATAATTATGATCAG AGGCCTAAGGTTCTTACGGTCGAGGACAAGCTTGTGGTCCTTGGATGCAa AGATCTTGAGAGGAGAATTGTTGAAACTGAAATGGAGTTGGCACAGGCAAAGAGTGAAGGCTATCTTAAAAACCAGAAAAGTGTCTCTTCTTCAGAAAAGAAGATGCTTGCTGTTATTGGAGTTTACACAGGCTTTGGAAGTCACTTGAAGCGCAATAAGTTTAGAGGCTCTTGGATGCCACGAG ATGATGCTCTGAAAAAACTTGAGGAAAGAGGAGTTGTCATACGCTTTGTGATTGGTCGGAG TGCTAACCGAGGTGATAGCCTAGATAGGAAAATTGACGAAGAAAATCGTACAACTAAAGACTTTTTGATTCTT GAGAATCACGAGGAAGCCCAAGAAGAGTTACCGAGGAAAGTGAAGTTCTTCTACAGTGCTGCTGTTCAGAATTGGGATGCAGAGTTTTATGTCAAAGTTGATGACAACGTAAACCTAGATCTTG AGGGGATGATTGGGCTTCTTGAAACCCGCCGTGGTCAAGATGGTGCTTACATTGGGTGCATGAAGTCTGGAGATGTGATTACCGAAGA GGGAAGTCAATGGTATGAGCCTGAGTGGTGGAAATTTGGGGATGACAAATC GTACTTCCGTCATGCAACTGGTTCGCTTGTGATACTCTCCAAAAATCTGGCTCAGTATATCAATATAAACAG TGGATTGTTGAAGACATATGCGTTTGATGATACCACAATTGGATCATGGATGATTGGCGTCCAGGCAACATATATAGACGACAATCGCCTTTGCTGCAGCAGCACAAGACAAG AAAAAGTATGTTCCATGGCATGA
- the LOC104716975 gene encoding uncharacterized protein LOC104716975: MASNACKLLCLVLVFAFINQGYGDCHLNYLSVKQSKTGKMIENKPEWEVRVTNPCIRCKFQYTKLLCVGFKSVTPVPTSLLSKTGDICLLNAGNFIFPHVDFVFKYVWDTSFDLKVIDGVIVCP, encoded by the exons ATGGCATCAAACGCTTGCAAACTCCTTTGCCTTGTTCTAGTCTTCGCATTCATCAACCaag GGTATGGGGACTGTCATCTAAATTACCTATCTGTGAAACAATCGAAGACCGGAAAAATGATTGAGAACAAACCGGAGTGGGAAGTGAGAGTGACGAACCCTTGTATTAGGTGCAAATTCCAGTACACAAAGTTGTTATGTGTCGGTTTCAAATCGGTCACACCCGTCCCTACCTCGTTGTTGTCGAAAACAGGAGACATTTGTCTCCTCAACGCCGGTAATTTCATCTTCCCGCACGTGGACTTCGTTTTCAAATACGTATGGGACACCAGCTTCGACCTCAAGGTCATCGACGGCGTCATCGTTTGCccttaa
- the LOC104716976 gene encoding uncharacterized protein LOC104716976, which yields MATKACKFLCLVLFFAFVTQGYGSDAGDFYSLKSLSVKQSKTGKMVKNKSEWEVKVMNSSPCFFTGTTMSCVGFQSVTPIPDSVVSKSGDTCLLYKDSAFHDFSFKYVWDTSFDLKILSGSIACS from the exons ATGGCAACAAAGGCTTGCAAATTCCTTTGCCTCGTTCTCTTCTTTGCCTTTGTCACCCAAG GGTATGGGTCTGACGCCGGTGATTTTTATTCTCTCAAGAGCCTTTCGGTGAAACAATCGAAGACCGGGAAAATGGTAAAGAACAAATCGGAGTGGGAAGTGAAAGTGATGAATTCGTCTCCCTGCTTTTTCACTGGCACAACGATGTCATGTGTCGGTTTCCAGTCGGTCACTCCCATCCCCGATTCCGTGGTATCCAAGTCCGGTGATACTTGTCTCCTCTACAAAGACTCGGCGTTCCATGACTTCAGTTTCAAGTACGTATGGGACACAAGCTTCGACCTCAAGATCCTCTCCGGTAGCATCGCTTGCTCTTGA